The proteins below are encoded in one region of Vespa velutina chromosome 11, iVesVel2.1, whole genome shotgun sequence:
- the LOC124952848 gene encoding probable G-protein coupled receptor B0563.6 isoform X1, whose protein sequence is METDNLCFNENVDFKVERKKRKTMETLNVSGGRLCFLPEDLEILEDPRTPTLRRISYGIVLPAICCLGIIGNILNLLVLTRRNMRGTAYIYMRGYSVAALLAILFCIPFAFRVFIHKETGRWNNWPQAFYHAHLELFLGNGCLGVGVMMLLALTVERYVSVCHPGQHTRPLCGPPNLTVALIPLATFLVYLPSVFRSEVTTCFLTNEGPLIYQKRENQSFLHSLFYQVYKVVLEVVFKIAPTILLAGFNLRIMIVYRRSCERRRRMTLSRTVSNDEDSRTFAEERRLILLLGSTSILFLVCVSPMVILNVTLSENNLSYFSYQVFRALANLLEVLNYSITFYIYCLFSEDFRNTLMRTLQWPWLKGEQGGRKVPMKRSPLTRPTTTTTPPTTAVATPGHLARVSV, encoded by the exons ATGGAGACGGATAATCTCTGTTTTAATGAGAACGTGGATtttaaagtagaaagaaagaaaagaaaaactatggAGACACTCAACGTGAGTGGTGGACGTTTATGCTTTTTACCGGAAGATTTGGAGATCCTAGAGGATCCTAGGACACCGACCCTGAGAAGAATTAGTTATGGCATCGTTCTGCCTGCCATCTGTTGCTTGGGTATTATCGGTAACATATTGAACTTGCTTGTACTTACGAGGAGAAACATGCGTGGCACTGCATATATTTACATGAGAG GCTATTCTGTTGCGGCTTTGCTTGCTATCCTTTTCTGCATTCCATTCGCATTCAGAGTTTTCATTCATAAAGAGACAGGACGATGGAACAATTGGCCACAAGCTTTTTATCATGCACACCTCGAGCTCTTTCTTGGAAATGGATGTCTTG GTGTCGGAGTAATGATGTTATTGGCACTGACTGTTGAGCGTTACGTCAGTGTATGTCATCCAGGACAACACACACGACCACTTTGCGGACCACCGAATTTGACCGTGGCTCTTATTCCTCTAGCCACTTTTTTGGTCTATTTACCCAGTGTATTTCGTAGCGAAGTAACTACTTGCTTTTTGACTAATGAAGGACCactaatttatcaaaaaagagaaaatcaatcGTTCCTGcactctcttttctatcag gtATATAAAGTAGTGCTCGAAGTCGTTTTCAAGATCGCACCAACAATATTGTTAGCCGGTTTCAATCTGAGAATTATGATAGTCTATAGAAGATCTTGTGAACGACGTCGCCGCATGACTTTATCAAGAACCGTGAGCAACGATGAAGATTCTAGGACATTTGCCGAGGAACGAAGATTGATACTTCTTCTCGGTAGCACCAGTATACTCTTTCTGGTTTGTGTCAGCCCGATGGTTATTCTGAACGTCACTCTGAGCGAGAATAATCTCagttatttttcttaccaG GTTTTTCGTGCATTAGCCAATCTTCTGGAAGTCCTCAATTATTCCATCACCTTCTATATTTATTGTCTCTTCTCAGAGGACTTCAGAAATACCTTGATGCGTACATTACAGTGGCCTTGGCTCAAAGGTGAACAAGGAGGACGTAAAGTACCTATGAAACGTTCACCATTAACAAGACCGACTACGACAACGACTCCACCTACAACTGCTGTGGCAACACCAGGTCACCTCGCACGTGTCAGCGTTTAA
- the LOC124952847 gene encoding uncharacterized protein C05D11.1-like isoform X2 gives MQGKENIGEYLVYNELSRAIYPGHCGYKSMTGGALKNLRESTNNDKVRKYHKEFYRPENLTIIIAGQVNHDKVFKALQPVEQMILSKGPRGPFERPWQSSVPPFTESVDIDLFYPCDDEDNGIINVGWRGPSCVHEIYDRIGCSLLLKYLTDTSVSPLQKDFVEIKDPYASNVVYSLCENSVSILYIIFENVPKPKIPLFSTRLSEVLKQIHENGIDMKRMKSVIHRSMLETLSNLENDPHNTVAFMIIGDVLYGNTKEDLDQRLNQIKEIKKLFEEPESYWLNLLKKYLIDAPLVIVKGIPSIEKRHQLMEEEKVRVAKQIENLGKEGLQKKEKELQEAVIQNEKSIPDELLTAISIPGTDSINYHQIKSYTTETHEQHPYFNITKLPLFTYLDHVNTNFVYISAIMDTSSITKEQRLYLPLLLEAFMESPVKRNGQLIPYEEVVATLEADTVETSTCIGMDRFIRFSCGPYSHSASLMIQVELSKYKKGVQWIRELLYETELMSNRLKIIATKMINNVAQIKRRGSKIVSDLMKGLTYNEDNNFYASSLLRQQKFLTKMIERLNNESSEQEVIEEIELIRKVLTSTENMVLYIAVNIDKLSAEVEDVYAPWNDFFSDVETTGKKPLNVTSDWQLMNLSKDDTRQGCVTGLGCIDSSYLAQSCQSINDFQHEDLAALFVCLQYLNQTEGPMWRLIRGQGLSYGYGIYPKVNEGLLYFSLYKSANVVAAYKEARNIVQAHFSKDKWEKLLFESAKSSLIFEIINKEKTIDDIVKQSLLFYFKKVPHDYNNQMVRRISTVTIDDLNRVAIRYVKPLFYPSETKTTIVCHPSKASEVAAAFNELGHKLEVYNSLEETFLNE, from the exons ATGCAAGGAAAGGAAAACATAGGAGAATATCTGGTCTATAATGAATTATCTAGAGCAATATATCCTGGCCATTGTGGCTATAAATCAATGACAGGAG gagcattaaaaaatttaagagagagtacaaataatgataaagttaGAAAATATCACAAGGAATTCTATCGTCctgaaaatttaacaataataatagcaggACAGGTGAATCATGATAAAGTTTTTAAAGCGCTACAACCTGTAGAACAAATGATTCTGTCAAAA GGTCCTAGAGGTCCATTTGAAAGACCTTGGCAAAGTTCAGTACCACCATTTACAGAAAGTGTGGACATAGATTTGTTTTATCCATGCGATGATGAAGATAATGGTATAATAAATGTTGGTTGGCGTGGACCATCCTGTGTTCATGAAATTTATGATCGAATTGGTTGCTCTTTGTTATTGAAGTATCTTACGGATACATCAGTTAGTCCACTACAAAAAGATTTTGTAGAGATAAAGGATCCTTATGCGAGCAATGTTGTATATTCCTTGTGTGAAAATTCtgtttctattctttatataatttttgaaaatgttcCTAAACCTAAAATTCCTCTTTTCTCGACCCGTTTATCAGAGGTTTTAAAGCAAATACATGAGAATGGTATTGACATGAAGAGAATGAAATCTGTGATACATAGAAGTATGCTTGAAACTTTAAGTAATCTAGAGAATGATCCGCATAACACTGTTGCATTTATGATCATTGGAGATGTTTTGTATGGTAATACTAAAGAAGAT CTGGATCAACGATTgaatcaaataaaagaaattaaaaaattatttgaggAACCAGAATCATATTGGTTAAATCtcttgaaaaaatatcttattgatGCTCCGTTAGTGATTGTCAAGGGTATACCTAGTATAGAAAAACGACATCAGctaatggaagaagaaaaagtacgtGTTGCTAAACAAATAGAGAATTTAGGCAAAGAAGGCttacagaagaaagaaaaagagctcCAGGAAGCAGTAATTCAAAATGAG aAATCAATTCCTGATGAGTTATTAACAGCTATATCAATTCCTGGCACTGATTCCATTAATTACCACCAAATTAAAAGTTATACCACAGAAACACATGAACAGCAtccatattttaatattacgaaattGCCACTGTTTACATATTTAGATCATGTGAACACGAATTTTGTTTAT ATTTCTGCTATCATGGATACATCATCCATCACGAAAGAGCAAAGACTGTATTTACCATTGTTACTTGAAGCATTCATGGAATCTCcagtaaaaagaaatggtCAATTAATACCATATGAAGAAGTTGTTGCTACATTAGAAGCTGATACTGTTGAAACAAGTACTTGCATAGGAATGGATAGATTCATCAGATTTTCTTGTGGGCCTTACAGTCATAGTGCAAGTTTGATGATTCAA gtggaattaagtaaatataaaaaaggcgTACAATGGATTAGAGAACTTCTATATGAGACAGAATTAATGTctaatagattaaaaataattgcaacCAAGATGATAAACAATGTTGCACAGattaaaagaagaggaagtaaAATAGTCAGTGATTTGATGAAAGGTTTAACATATAATGAAg ataataatttttatgcatCAAGTCTTTTACGCCAACAAAAATTCCTTACTAAAATGATCGAACGTCTCAATAATGAATCGAGTGAACAAGAAGTAATAGAGGAAATCGAATTGATTAGAAAAGTCTTAACTTCTACTGAAAATATGGTATTATATATAgctgttaatatcgataaattatcaGCGGAAGTTGAAGATGTCTACGCTCCAtggaatgattttttttcggaCGTAGAGACTACTGGAAAGAAGCC acTGAATGTAACTTCCGACTGGCAGCTAATGAATCTTTCTAAGGATGATACACGTCAAGGTTGTGTAACAGGATTAGGATGTATAGATTCATCGTATCTAGCACAATCCTGCCAAAGTATAAACGATTTTCAACATGAAGATTTAGCGGCTCTATTTGTATGCTTGCAGTATTTAAATCAAACCGAG GGTCCTATGTGGAGATTAATTCGAGGACAAGGTCTTTCATATGGCTATGGTATCTATCCAAAAGTAAATGAaggtttattatatttctcattgTATAAATCAGCCAATGTTGTAGCAGCATACAAAGAAGCAAGAAATATAGTT CAAGCACATTTTTCCAAGGATAAATgggaaaaattactttttgaaTCGGCTAAATCCTCATTAATATTTGAGATTATTAACAAGGAAAAAACTATAGATGACATAGTTAAACAATCACTCTtgttttactttaaaaaagtACCACACGATTACAACAATCAAATGGTACGTCGTATATCGACCGTTACCATAGACGATCTAAATCGCGTAGCAATTCGCTATGTGAAACCATTGTTTTATCCATCGGAAACTAAAACAACTATAGTTTGTCATCCATCAAAGGCTTCGGAAGTGGCAGCTGCATTTAACGA ATTAGGACATAAATTGGAGGTTTATAATTCCTTAGAAGAAACATTCTTGAATGAGTAA
- the LOC124952848 gene encoding probable G-protein coupled receptor B0563.6 isoform X2 encodes MKKKRKKEKRKGKDQTGYSVAALLAILFCIPFAFRVFIHKETGRWNNWPQAFYHAHLELFLGNGCLGVGVMMLLALTVERYVSVCHPGQHTRPLCGPPNLTVALIPLATFLVYLPSVFRSEVTTCFLTNEGPLIYQKRENQSFLHSLFYQVYKVVLEVVFKIAPTILLAGFNLRIMIVYRRSCERRRRMTLSRTVSNDEDSRTFAEERRLILLLGSTSILFLVCVSPMVILNVTLSENNLSYFSYQVFRALANLLEVLNYSITFYIYCLFSEDFRNTLMRTLQWPWLKGEQGGRKVPMKRSPLTRPTTTTTPPTTAVATPGHLARVSV; translated from the exons atgaaaaagaaaaggaaaaaagaaaaaagaaaaggaaaggatcaAACCG GCTATTCTGTTGCGGCTTTGCTTGCTATCCTTTTCTGCATTCCATTCGCATTCAGAGTTTTCATTCATAAAGAGACAGGACGATGGAACAATTGGCCACAAGCTTTTTATCATGCACACCTCGAGCTCTTTCTTGGAAATGGATGTCTTG GTGTCGGAGTAATGATGTTATTGGCACTGACTGTTGAGCGTTACGTCAGTGTATGTCATCCAGGACAACACACACGACCACTTTGCGGACCACCGAATTTGACCGTGGCTCTTATTCCTCTAGCCACTTTTTTGGTCTATTTACCCAGTGTATTTCGTAGCGAAGTAACTACTTGCTTTTTGACTAATGAAGGACCactaatttatcaaaaaagagaaaatcaatcGTTCCTGcactctcttttctatcag gtATATAAAGTAGTGCTCGAAGTCGTTTTCAAGATCGCACCAACAATATTGTTAGCCGGTTTCAATCTGAGAATTATGATAGTCTATAGAAGATCTTGTGAACGACGTCGCCGCATGACTTTATCAAGAACCGTGAGCAACGATGAAGATTCTAGGACATTTGCCGAGGAACGAAGATTGATACTTCTTCTCGGTAGCACCAGTATACTCTTTCTGGTTTGTGTCAGCCCGATGGTTATTCTGAACGTCACTCTGAGCGAGAATAATCTCagttatttttcttaccaG GTTTTTCGTGCATTAGCCAATCTTCTGGAAGTCCTCAATTATTCCATCACCTTCTATATTTATTGTCTCTTCTCAGAGGACTTCAGAAATACCTTGATGCGTACATTACAGTGGCCTTGGCTCAAAGGTGAACAAGGAGGACGTAAAGTACCTATGAAACGTTCACCATTAACAAGACCGACTACGACAACGACTCCACCTACAACTGCTGTGGCAACACCAGGTCACCTCGCACGTGTCAGCGTTTAA
- the LOC124952849 gene encoding uncharacterized protein LOC124952849, protein MTDEEKRERLRNLFTKLYGSNNPEGKISPEIIDEVTKCIVSPEARKSTYVGALVGSAIGAIIPLMIEPLKKSFIIFTLVGGVYGSVFARYMHSKNCFSIINNLSHSEYSQLSNHKSVEIEKPLEIESFKRGSSIDIEAFQQIDQQNEFSSVNAREYQPVINIDEPEKKEKKVFEGTTYDELRQKNRDSFRSGQVQHRYVKRSIDSRENKPTENQDFKSELNIDSDLFPMPSGTGDHKTKYGDIWD, encoded by the exons atgacagatgaagaaaaaagagaaaggctCCGGAATTTGTTTACAAAACTTTATGGAAGTAAT AATCCAGAAGGAAAAATATCACCAGAAATAATAGACGAGGTTACAAAATGTATAGTAAGTCCAGAAGCACGAAAGTCTACCTACGTTGGTGCATTAGTTGGTTCTGCAATAGGAGCAATTATTCCATTGATGATTGAACCattgaaaaaatcttttataatttttactttgGTTGGAGGTGTATATGGATCCGTCTTTGCAAGATATATGCAttctaaaaattgtttttctataattaataatctttcacATAGTGAATATAG ccaACTAAGTAACCATAAATCtgttgaaatagaaaaaccaTTGGAAATAGAATCTTTTAAAAGAGGATCTTCAATAGATATTGAAGCTTTTCAACAAATAGACCAGCAGAATGAATTTTCTTCTGTTAATGCtc gtGAATATCAACCAGTCATAAATATTGATGAaccagaaaagaaagaaaagaaagtatttgAAGGGACAACTTATGATGAATTACGACAGAAAAACAGAGACAGTTTTCGATCAGGACAAGTACAACATAGATATGTAAAACG ATCTATTGattcaagagaaaataaacCCACAGAAAATCAAGACTTTAAATCAGAGTTAAACATAGATTCTGATCTTTTCCCTATGCCAAGTGGTACTGGAGATCACAAAACAAAATACGGAGATATATGggattaa
- the LOC124952847 gene encoding uncharacterized protein C05D11.1-like isoform X1 has product MTPVDSTPRENMGGFELICSLKSNDIIPVHKYKSNNTGLTVFIAEVDGPIVDGYFSLATEAFDDDGLPHTLEHLIFLGSENYPYKGILDLMANRCLASGTNATTDIDVTFYTMTTAGSEGFLSLMPIYLEHILYPTLQDSAYLTEVHHINGEGEDAGVVYCEMQGKENIGEYLVYNELSRAIYPGHCGYKSMTGGALKNLRESTNNDKVRKYHKEFYRPENLTIIIAGQVNHDKVFKALQPVEQMILSKGPRGPFERPWQSSVPPFTESVDIDLFYPCDDEDNGIINVGWRGPSCVHEIYDRIGCSLLLKYLTDTSVSPLQKDFVEIKDPYASNVVYSLCENSVSILYIIFENVPKPKIPLFSTRLSEVLKQIHENGIDMKRMKSVIHRSMLETLSNLENDPHNTVAFMIIGDVLYGNTKEDLDQRLNQIKEIKKLFEEPESYWLNLLKKYLIDAPLVIVKGIPSIEKRHQLMEEEKVRVAKQIENLGKEGLQKKEKELQEAVIQNEKSIPDELLTAISIPGTDSINYHQIKSYTTETHEQHPYFNITKLPLFTYLDHVNTNFVYISAIMDTSSITKEQRLYLPLLLEAFMESPVKRNGQLIPYEEVVATLEADTVETSTCIGMDRFIRFSCGPYSHSASLMIQVELSKYKKGVQWIRELLYETELMSNRLKIIATKMINNVAQIKRRGSKIVSDLMKGLTYNEDNNFYASSLLRQQKFLTKMIERLNNESSEQEVIEEIELIRKVLTSTENMVLYIAVNIDKLSAEVEDVYAPWNDFFSDVETTGKKPLNVTSDWQLMNLSKDDTRQGCVTGLGCIDSSYLAQSCQSINDFQHEDLAALFVCLQYLNQTEGPMWRLIRGQGLSYGYGIYPKVNEGLLYFSLYKSANVVAAYKEARNIVQAHFSKDKWEKLLFESAKSSLIFEIINKEKTIDDIVKQSLLFYFKKVPHDYNNQMVRRISTVTIDDLNRVAIRYVKPLFYPSETKTTIVCHPSKASEVAAAFNELGHKLEVYNSLEETFLNE; this is encoded by the exons ATGACGCCAGTCGACAGTACTCCGAGAGAAAATATGGGAGGCTTTGAGCTTATTTGTTCATTGAAGTCAAACGATATTATACcggtacataaatataaatctaataatacaGGTCTAACGGTTTTTATAGCAGAAGTTGATGGTCCGATTGTTGATGGTTACTTTAGTCTTg CAACCGAAGCATTCGATGATGATGGATTACCGCATACCCTGGAACATCTCATTTTTTTGGGTAGTGAAAATTATCCATATAAAGGAATTCTTGATTTAATGGCCAATAGATGTCTTGCATCTGGTACTAATGCAACGACAGATATAGATGTTACCTTCTACACTATGACAACAGCTGGTAGCGAaggatttttatcattaatgcCTATTTATCTGGAACATATACTGTATCCTACGCTACAg GATTCTGCATATCTTACGGAAGTTCATCATATTAATGGAGAGGGTGAAGATGCAGGAGTCGTTTATTGTGAAATGCAAGGAAAGGAAAACATAGGAGAATATCTGGTCTATAATGAATTATCTAGAGCAATATATCCTGGCCATTGTGGCTATAAATCAATGACAGGAG gagcattaaaaaatttaagagagagtacaaataatgataaagttaGAAAATATCACAAGGAATTCTATCGTCctgaaaatttaacaataataatagcaggACAGGTGAATCATGATAAAGTTTTTAAAGCGCTACAACCTGTAGAACAAATGATTCTGTCAAAA GGTCCTAGAGGTCCATTTGAAAGACCTTGGCAAAGTTCAGTACCACCATTTACAGAAAGTGTGGACATAGATTTGTTTTATCCATGCGATGATGAAGATAATGGTATAATAAATGTTGGTTGGCGTGGACCATCCTGTGTTCATGAAATTTATGATCGAATTGGTTGCTCTTTGTTATTGAAGTATCTTACGGATACATCAGTTAGTCCACTACAAAAAGATTTTGTAGAGATAAAGGATCCTTATGCGAGCAATGTTGTATATTCCTTGTGTGAAAATTCtgtttctattctttatataatttttgaaaatgttcCTAAACCTAAAATTCCTCTTTTCTCGACCCGTTTATCAGAGGTTTTAAAGCAAATACATGAGAATGGTATTGACATGAAGAGAATGAAATCTGTGATACATAGAAGTATGCTTGAAACTTTAAGTAATCTAGAGAATGATCCGCATAACACTGTTGCATTTATGATCATTGGAGATGTTTTGTATGGTAATACTAAAGAAGAT CTGGATCAACGATTgaatcaaataaaagaaattaaaaaattatttgaggAACCAGAATCATATTGGTTAAATCtcttgaaaaaatatcttattgatGCTCCGTTAGTGATTGTCAAGGGTATACCTAGTATAGAAAAACGACATCAGctaatggaagaagaaaaagtacgtGTTGCTAAACAAATAGAGAATTTAGGCAAAGAAGGCttacagaagaaagaaaaagagctcCAGGAAGCAGTAATTCAAAATGAG aAATCAATTCCTGATGAGTTATTAACAGCTATATCAATTCCTGGCACTGATTCCATTAATTACCACCAAATTAAAAGTTATACCACAGAAACACATGAACAGCAtccatattttaatattacgaaattGCCACTGTTTACATATTTAGATCATGTGAACACGAATTTTGTTTAT ATTTCTGCTATCATGGATACATCATCCATCACGAAAGAGCAAAGACTGTATTTACCATTGTTACTTGAAGCATTCATGGAATCTCcagtaaaaagaaatggtCAATTAATACCATATGAAGAAGTTGTTGCTACATTAGAAGCTGATACTGTTGAAACAAGTACTTGCATAGGAATGGATAGATTCATCAGATTTTCTTGTGGGCCTTACAGTCATAGTGCAAGTTTGATGATTCAA gtggaattaagtaaatataaaaaaggcgTACAATGGATTAGAGAACTTCTATATGAGACAGAATTAATGTctaatagattaaaaataattgcaacCAAGATGATAAACAATGTTGCACAGattaaaagaagaggaagtaaAATAGTCAGTGATTTGATGAAAGGTTTAACATATAATGAAg ataataatttttatgcatCAAGTCTTTTACGCCAACAAAAATTCCTTACTAAAATGATCGAACGTCTCAATAATGAATCGAGTGAACAAGAAGTAATAGAGGAAATCGAATTGATTAGAAAAGTCTTAACTTCTACTGAAAATATGGTATTATATATAgctgttaatatcgataaattatcaGCGGAAGTTGAAGATGTCTACGCTCCAtggaatgattttttttcggaCGTAGAGACTACTGGAAAGAAGCC acTGAATGTAACTTCCGACTGGCAGCTAATGAATCTTTCTAAGGATGATACACGTCAAGGTTGTGTAACAGGATTAGGATGTATAGATTCATCGTATCTAGCACAATCCTGCCAAAGTATAAACGATTTTCAACATGAAGATTTAGCGGCTCTATTTGTATGCTTGCAGTATTTAAATCAAACCGAG GGTCCTATGTGGAGATTAATTCGAGGACAAGGTCTTTCATATGGCTATGGTATCTATCCAAAAGTAAATGAaggtttattatatttctcattgTATAAATCAGCCAATGTTGTAGCAGCATACAAAGAAGCAAGAAATATAGTT CAAGCACATTTTTCCAAGGATAAATgggaaaaattactttttgaaTCGGCTAAATCCTCATTAATATTTGAGATTATTAACAAGGAAAAAACTATAGATGACATAGTTAAACAATCACTCTtgttttactttaaaaaagtACCACACGATTACAACAATCAAATGGTACGTCGTATATCGACCGTTACCATAGACGATCTAAATCGCGTAGCAATTCGCTATGTGAAACCATTGTTTTATCCATCGGAAACTAAAACAACTATAGTTTGTCATCCATCAAAGGCTTCGGAAGTGGCAGCTGCATTTAACGA ATTAGGACATAAATTGGAGGTTTATAATTCCTTAGAAGAAACATTCTTGAATGAGTAA